The sequence ACATGAACCAGTTTTTGGATACCGTAGTGCGTTATGGCCGACAGCCTGTCGTCGTTGACCGCGTAGCGCAGGTCCACCGAGCCCCCCAGATAGGGGTCAATCTGTGCGGTCGGCACCTGGACGCGGATATATCCCTGGGCAACGTCCACTGTGCTCACCAAATTGGCCGGTGACTTGTATACCTGCCCCGGAGTCCCCACCGCATCAACGGGCATCCACTCCAGCTGTACTCTGTCTCCGGCGGCTATCAGCGGGTAGCTGATACGCACCTGGGCCCCGCCGATCAGTCTTTCCGGGTCAAGCTGGTCACCGTCTGCCTCCTCTATCACCGGGGCAGTCAATGGGGCGGCTTCGCCCACCCGATAAGTCTGATGTAATGACACCTGTGTGTCGCCACCGGCCACCGGCTCCACCTCGTACCAGACCTCTACCGTCCCGCCATCAAACGGCTGCGCGCCCTCTGCCGCCTCGCAGTCAAAACTGACTGGCTCACCGACCAGCGCCCTTGGTACAGGCATACTGTCCGTCAGGGTCACCGGGTCGCCCGACGGGGGGCTACCCCGCCAGAGGTAACTCAGTTTGTCTTTTGCTGCCATTCCTGGCCAGGGTGGGACGGTCAGGGTGAGGAGTTCCGGCTCCAGCGGGTCAATTTCACCCGCCAGCGCTTCTTCAATCTCCGGGGCGGCCAGTTGACTCACCGGCGGGACATCCACCCCAATGTGCTCTTCCTCTGAGTAGACACCATCTACATCGTAGCTCAGGTACAATGTACCTCCATCGGCATAGGGCTTCAGATAAGTGGCGATATCGACCGGGAAAGTGATGACTTTATCCACGGTGCCTGCCGACACGGCTTTGCCTTTATTATAGTTGGGCCCCAACAGATTGATGTCGGGTAGAACCCCCCACCAGCGCAGAGTGACATACTGACCTCCGGCCATTCCGGGCCAGGGAAGAATATCCACATTGACGGTTTTTTTCGTGCCGAGCTCGCTAAGCTGAATGGCCCCCCGGCGGATTCGCGCAGTCCGGGTGCCGGCAGAGTAGTATCAAGCCGGCTGTCAGGCTCTCCGGGATGGGCAGACAAGTGAGTATTGGTCATTTTGGTTTCTCCTGAAGGGAAAAAAGGTCGCCCCAGACCGATGCACTTTTGCAGGTGCCGTGTCTAGGTCGTCTGAGTGAGCATAGGGAGAGATGATGGAGAGGGATAATGACATTAAGTGTTCGGTTGATAACCGCAGGTGGTTGATGAACGTAGCCCGCTGATATTGGTTGAGAGGGCGGCACATAATGCCATTCAACTCATCTCAGTTGCCCCACTCACGGGATGACACCCGCTTTAGGGCGATTTATGCTATCTTACGCGCCAGAAAATGCCGATTAGAGAGTCAGTACGATGGAAAACAAAAAAGTATTCCCCAAAGAAAAAAGTGGATTGCATCCCCGGAATCGTCATCGCTCGCGTTATGACTTTGATGCGCTTTCAGTGAGTTGCCCAGAGTTAATCCCTTTTTTGGCCCCTAATGCCTATGGTGATATTTCTGTCGATTTTGCCGATCCTTTGGCAGTGAAAATGCTGAATCGGGCATTACTAAAACATTTTTACGGTATTGAATATTGGGACATCCCCGCGGACTTTTTATGCCCACCGATCCCTGGCCGCGCTGATTATATTCATCATTTGGCTGATCTATTAGCCAGTTGCAATGATGGAGTGATCCCGGCAGGTAAAAATATTGCGCTGCTGGATATTGGTGTCGGTGCTAATTGCATCTACCCGATTATTGGTCAGCGTGAATATGGCTGGCGTTTTACCGGTACTGACATTGATCCGCAAGCACTGAGCGCGGCAAAAATGGTGGTATCCATGAACCCGACCCTAAGAAATACCCTGCGTTTGAAACATCAAAAAGATCCGCAGGCCATTTTCGAGGGGGTTCTGGCGGCGAATGAGCGCTACGATGCCACATTGTGTAATCCGCCGTTCCACGGCTCGGCAGAAGAGGCCGCAGCCACTACACGCCGTAAGCTGCACAAATTAGGTAAAGGCGAGGTTGCCGCCAAGCCGGTGCAAAACTTTGGTGGCAAAAATAGCGAGTTGTGGTGTGAGGGCGGCGAAGAGGGTTTTGTCAGCCGCATGGTGGTGGAAAGCGCCACTAAAGCGAAGAGTTGTTTCTGGTTTACCTCATTGATCTCCAAGAAAACGACGTTACCCGCTATCTATCATGCTCTGCGCTACGCCAATGCAGTTGAAGTTCGCACCATTGATATGGCACAGGGTCAGAAAGTGAGTCGTTTTGTAGCATGGACTTTTCTGACGCCAGAGGAGCAGGCTGTTTGGAGGTCTGAGCGCTGGACCCTTCGTTCTTGAAGCTGCAGGGGTGTTAGCTGCGTTCACTTACCCGAATCACTTACTGGTGTAAGCTCATCGGGATTCGCTCGCTTGCTGCCTACCTGCAACTCCAATAACTTTGGGTTGACCCTTCGTCCTTGAGGCTGCAGGGGTGTTAGCTGCATTCACTTACCCGAATCACTTACTGGTGTAAGCTCATCGGGATTCGCTCGCTTGCTGCCTAGCTGCAACTCCAATAACTTTGGGTTGACCCTTCGTCCTTGAGGCTACTACTGTTTTGTGATCCGCAATATGTGCTTAGCGGTGGCTATCGCCGTCACTGGCAATTGCTCAAGACCGCATTTGCGCAGGTCAAGAATCAGCAACCCCATCTATGAGCGGTTTATCAGATAAAAAATGGGCGGGATCCTAAGATGCCCGCCCATTTTATTTTAGGCTAATACTAAACCGCACATCAGGAGACGTGTTGCAGGAACTCCCGCAAACGTTCACTTGGCGGATTGGAGATCAGACTGTCTGGTTCACCATCTTGTGCCACCCGGCCTTTATCGATAAAGATCAGGCGCGATGCCACTTTTTGGGCAAAGCCCACTTCATGGGTGACGATGACCATCGTCATGCCCTCTTCGGCTAAATCTTTCATTACGGTCAAGACTTCATGACGTAATTCCGGGTCCAGCGCGGAGGTCGGCTCATCAAACAGCATCAGCTTGGGTTTTACCGCCAGAGCGCGGGCGATCGCCACCCGCTGCTGTTGACCGCCCGACAACTCTGCCGGGAAGTGGTGAGCACGATCTGCCAGCCCAACCTTGGTCAATAACTCCATCGCTAGCTGATTCGCCGCCTCTTTCGAGGCCCCACGGACCCGGACTGGGCCAAAGGCCACGTTTTCCAGCGCGGTCAGATGCGGGAACAGATAAAACTGTTGGAACACCATGCCAGCTTCCTGACGGATCAGGCGTTCATCAACTTTGGGGTCATTTACATCCAGGCCATCGACAATCAATTGACCACTGGTAATCACTTCCAGCTTATTGATACAGCGCAACAGGGTAGATTTACCCGAGCCGGAAGGGCCAATAATCACCACCACTTCTCCCTTGGTGATATTCAGATTGATGTCGTGGAGCACCTGGGTTTTGCCAAAGTGTTTGGAGACGTTTTTGAATTCAATCATATTATTTTCAGCTTTCTTTCTAACCGGCGCAGAACAAAGCTCAGAGCCAGGGTGATTATCAGGTAGATCACCGCCACCGCACTCCATATCTCCATGGCGCGGAAGTTACCGGC comes from Yersinia bercovieri ATCC 43970 and encodes:
- the rlmF gene encoding 23S rRNA (adenine(1618)-N(6))-methyltransferase RlmF, which codes for MENKKVFPKEKSGLHPRNRHRSRYDFDALSVSCPELIPFLAPNAYGDISVDFADPLAVKMLNRALLKHFYGIEYWDIPADFLCPPIPGRADYIHHLADLLASCNDGVIPAGKNIALLDIGVGANCIYPIIGQREYGWRFTGTDIDPQALSAAKMVVSMNPTLRNTLRLKHQKDPQAIFEGVLAANERYDATLCNPPFHGSAEEAAATTRRKLHKLGKGEVAAKPVQNFGGKNSELWCEGGEEGFVSRMVVESATKAKSCFWFTSLISKKTTLPAIYHALRYANAVEVRTIDMAQGQKVSRFVAWTFLTPEEQAVWRSERWTLRS
- the glnQ gene encoding glutamine ABC transporter ATP-binding protein GlnQ; protein product: MIEFKNVSKHFGKTQVLHDINLNITKGEVVVIIGPSGSGKSTLLRCINKLEVITSGQLIVDGLDVNDPKVDERLIRQEAGMVFQQFYLFPHLTALENVAFGPVRVRGASKEAANQLAMELLTKVGLADRAHHFPAELSGGQQQRVAIARALAVKPKLMLFDEPTSALDPELRHEVLTVMKDLAEEGMTMVIVTHEVGFAQKVASRLIFIDKGRVAQDGEPDSLISNPPSERLREFLQHVS